In Festucalex cinctus isolate MCC-2025b chromosome 1, RoL_Fcin_1.0, whole genome shotgun sequence, the sequence AGGTCAATCTGAAATCtgatgggattttgaaataaatacaaagcgATTCAGTGCATCCACACATATTCAATAATAAGCATTATGTGAagtactagggatgggcgagtacaactaccaggtatcggtatcgggccaataccagccttttttcaagtactcgagtactcgtgacgcagacgagtacaagcgaccgatggcagagggggaagactttaagtgagtcctccttgcctgtaactggcgctagcttgcagcagtttttcagccaaaacttcaccggtttggtaatacttcaaaattgtgaatcttaaactaaaagatcatttttgtgttttattttgagcgttaagactattgaagagtgactgtgctgtttttttttttggtcaaaattaaagaaaatatatttgtttaaaaacatcttttagtgattttttttatttgtcaaaatgtactactggtatcgacagttggtatcggtatcggtgagtactgagggtccgagtatcggtatcggtatcagtctgaaaaaaagtggtatcgaacatccctatgaAGTACTCAATAACTCGTGAGTGACAATGATTATACAACGTTTATTATTCTAGCAACATAACTACAGTGCATAAATATGTCAAGACCTAAATTATTGTGGATTTTACCTTTGAGCATCATGCAAAATTTCTCCCTTTATCTTCAGCTGATCCCCAACTTTTAGGCTTACATTGCTCATTTCAAGTTTCTAAGATAGAAGAGTGAGATAATTTCAGCAAGTTCAAGTTGACATGTAATCTACTGCAAGTAAAAGAAACGGCATCAAATAAACTCACTGTGCTCATTTTGGGTGTTGGTGGTGATCCCCTGAGGTACCGACCACGGAAGGATGAATCTTCTCTCCTGCAACACAAAAGTGTGGCTATGAGGTGTCACTTCTGTTTATAAagtgacacacacgcacaattgCACAATGAGACCAAAGAGTGATCGTGTCATTCTCATCAATCAGGGTTTTCAATGCAAATGCagtattgacaattccgaacagCCAGGCATTTCTGATACTTCCCCATTGCAacacaatgcaaatgcttccttttAAAAGTGAAGACAAACGGCGTATTGTATTGCATTTGCTTGTGACTATCATACAACCCAaagattgttatagtagtcatctcatcacattttaaaatcaaaataatcctcacaattCAAATTACAACAATCCAAAGTCGAATGCTTTTGAATGAGTggagagcttcctttcacagagttgaccgccattttgacttagcTGGTGATGTAAAATCGGAATTGTCAATATCATTGCTCTAAAGTCTGGACAGGGATTGGAAAAGAGGTGTTTATACAAACAGAAGGTCAATAAGATGTTACAGCAATACACTTTCAAAGGGGTCTGCCATTTGCATGCTAACCAGCCCACTAAATGTTCTATTTCTGTTTTATATAGGGTTTCCGCAGTTTAAAGAGGAACACCATTCGTTTGGGTTGGATAGCAACGTCGGGATGTAACGTTTTCACTAAATGTGGTAGTTAAGTCAAACAGTAAGCCTTTGTATGAAAAAACACAATAGCACAGTGTACTCACTGTACTGTGAGCAATTAGCCTCAACATAGTAAATCACCAATTTTATATTTCCTTAGGGTGGCGGGAATAGGATGGGGTCATAACCGTTAAGAAATTAAATATACAACCAGCCGGTGTCTACATTGGCTTAATCTGGGCTTTTACTATTTGTTGTATTTAcatcctgcaattggctggcaaccagttcagggtgtaccctgtctACAGcccggagccagctgggattggatggatggatggatggatggatggatggatggatggatggatggatggatggatggatggatggatggatggatggatggatggatagccaACTTTTTTTCTGCTCCTAATAGTCCAGTCAAAATGCCTTGTTGTTTATCATGTTCCAGTTCAAACTAGTTGAAGTTCTGAACCATCATGTTGTTTTAAACTTGACATCATCAAAAATATGCATAATTATTAACACTCGGTAGGATTCCCATGTGCCATATTAAATTATACAGTTTACTCCATCATTGCACCTACTAATCCACATTTCACTAATATGCACATCAGGGAGGAAAAGCATCGAATATAACTATGCATAGTCGACAACACCTTCTTTCAcccttattattttaatttttttaactgtacattacatttcaaatgtgaccttataaatgaaagaaaatggtAAAAACATGATAGTCGATTTCTTTTGTAAGCAAATCGACGATGACGGGTTAAGccagataaaataaaatctcgattggGGCACCGCACGGGCAGTTCCAGTGTTGTCACTGATATGAGCCGGTTTTGTCCGACTTTCGGGGGCCGAGGCTCTTCGGGGACACTGCGCGCTCATTCATATGTCATTCATGTCGTACTTATTGCTGATCTtaaggttgttgttttgtttttgttttttttgtatgcttgAAGAAGTGGGAAAGAAACAAGTATGCAACGAAAATAAGTGCCACAAATAAGcagttattgtttaaaaaaaatttaagtaaACGCTATCTTTGATTTTAAGTGACATGATGTGCAAGAatcctagtttttttttattttcatattctcttttgttttttatattgttgCCATGTTCAGGCGTTGTAAGCGTATGTTTATAGAAAAATTTAAtaaagtgaagaaaaacaacttcatgTAGTACTTTAtctccctctagtggttatAGATATACGACTCCAACAGTCGCGATTTTCTTGACAATGTTTAAATACTTTGCCGTGTAATTTTATATTAAACGTTTTGTCAGTATTTATATATAACTACTTTAAATCACTAtagaatatgttctattttaatgaGAATGAGGCCGAAGAATCAGGAATTTCCATGACCGACTTCCACTACACACCGGAAATGACGTAAATAAGTAAACAACTCTGTCATCcggacaaataaaatatttccaacAGAACTGAACAATTTAGCAAATAACGCGATTGACATCTATGCATACTTGCATAGCAAGGGATGGTACATCGGTTTGTGCTTGAGGAGCTCACGCTAATTCCGCTGAAGGTTTGTTGTTTTACTGAGAAAACGAAACGTTCTGATCCACCTGCCTCGCAAGTACTTGCTAGCAGCTAATTAGCCACGGTGAGCAAATTTTCATGCATTTGGCTACGTCATCTGAAGGAAAACCTCTCAATGGTTATTAAATGTTGCATGCCATTCCGTGCACTTAGCTTTTACACACCCACATGTCTGTGTCACACAATGTAGCCACTAGTTGAAGTGGCTTCCATTTTATAAGAGGGATTTAATCAGCTTTACTCTCAGCCGCAAAATGTTCTTTGCGTcttaaaatgagtttttagTGTCTTCTTGTAGTGACCCCTTTTCTAACCTGCATTATGTGTCGTTCTAATCTCCAACAGGTTTTCCCACGGACAGGTGTGAGACTGCTATGTTCACTGACATGGACTTTGAATTAGAGGAGGATAAATTGTGAGTTCACCATCTattccatttgaaaataggtcttaGAAATCATTTTATAGGACAACCTTTACCTGCTATGCCTATCTGTTACAAAGTCTTTATTGAAGTCGTGTACAGTATACATTTCATAGGCTTACAATTCACATCTGTGATTTAAGAACTAATTCTTCCACAAGACCACGTCTGTAGTGACAAATCAAACATGTTTCTGAGCTCAATGTGTACGCATTGCACTTGAACGTGCTGTATATATAGTAATGATATATTCTCTCTACCACAGAGGGATACCTACAGTACCAGGGACTGTCTGTCTGAAAAAAGATGCAAATAACCTGATTGGGATCAGCATTGGTGGTGGGGCACAATACTGTCCCTGTCTCTATATTGTTCAGGTAAATGCAgttcaaaaaagtttttgttttaattattattattaaaaagggAACATCACATTTCAGTGTAATGGTAGTAATTAGAAATGTTTCCTCTGGCTTATCAGGTGTTTGACAACACACCAGCAGCTCTGGAAGGGATGCTTGCAGCAGGTGATGAAATCACTGGCGTCAATGGCAAAACGGTGAAGGGAAAAACAAAGGTGGAAGTAGCCAAAATGATTCAAGCTGTGCAGGTACACTATACTACAGCAGTACCCCGTTAATTTCTCTATTTACATATTTGTTAACATTCGCTGTCGTTGAGAGGACTGGCAGGGAACATTGAACATTACATGCAACAGAAACATGTAAAATAGGTATAAAAGATTACTTACAGTTTTGAGTCCAGCTTCAACCAAGCGAGAGCAGTTCCAACACTCCCAAATGACTTCAGAGAACCGGGACTTGACTGGTTTGTGGCGCAGTGTAAAGCGTCTCTCGGCACAATATGTGCAGAGTTGCTGTGTTGTTTTTACCATCCATTGTTGGTGACCATGGAATTTCATGACTTCCTGCATGCTGGGATAAAGATGGGTTTAGTGTGTGAAACAGGATTACCTTTTCCCGATGTTGTCCCGTCAATACAaatgtttcttttcattttattattgtgtCACAAAGTTACATTGTATTGATtacaaacaattttaaaatttattggagtctcaataaaataaacaacaaatgtaAAAGTGTTGACTGTGAGAAGACGTGAACATAATTTTATAGATTTTTGTGGATGTGACATCTAGCCATGAAGAACTTAATATTTttcatcataaataaataaaaattgtaaatcAGAGTAATGTGcacttcaaaataaattatttgattatttgcataattataaaggcagaatatttgaaatatttgattatcttagcaagaagaaagtaaatcattttttttttaaaatcagtgcATACGGTTGCTGACTTTGTAAGCTCATAAACTCATGTGACAAAGGACCATGTATTTTTGGCTGATATATTTCATTTTCTGATTTGTTAGGGTGAAGCAATAATCCACTATAACAAACTGCAAGCAGACCCAAAACAGGGAAAATCTCTGGATATAGGTTTGTGACACACTGATGCACCCATATGTTTATGTTTTGCATCCCGATTCCACATCTTAACTAGAAGTACACATTTCATGTTTCAGTGCTGAAGAAAGTCAAACATCGGCTGGTGGAGAATATGAGTTCTGGCACCGCAGATGCTCTCGGCCTGAGTCGAGCTATTTTATGCAATGGTAAGGCAATAAcctcaaatgtaatttttgttgAATTCATTAATATAGCATGCTTATTTAATGTGCAGATGGGCTGGTTAAAAGACTGGAAGAACTGGAAAAAACAGCTGAGCTTTACAAAGGTAAtaatgctgaattattttggatCTTCTACTCCTATAGTGTTATTTAAAAGGCAAGTAGTCATGTGTTGAAGTATGCACATTCAATTATCATTTCTGCTTTCCTGCAGGTCTGATGGAGCACACCAAGCAACTGCTCAGAGCCTTCTTTGAGCTTTCACAAACCCACAGAGGTGAGGACGGGAATCTGAGGAAAATGTTGCAACTGAGCATTTACGTTGTCTAATGCATTGATTGATTCGACTTACAGCATTTGGAGACGTTTTTTCCATCATCGGCGTGCGAGAGCCCCAAGCTGCAGCCAGCGAAGCGTTTGTGAAGTTTGCCGATGCTCACCGCAGCATTGAGAAGTACGGCATTCAGTTGCTGAAGACTATCAAGCCTGTGAGTACAGTATTGAGTTctgctttttgttgttaaaGGAGAGATAAGAATTTGACATTCCTTTGTAAAATACCTCTGGAATTGTTTGTCTGAACAGTGAACCCCCACTTTTGGCAGGTTATAGAGACCAAGGCCTgatgcaaatagcaaaaatttaTGAAAAATTCACGGCCCCTACAATAGGTGCTTGTAATAGCATATGGTTGCTAGAAAATGGTGCCAAAGCACCTTAACTAGAGAGGACTAGAAAGCATCAATACCATGTAGCCAACATGTATACAACCAGGAAGAACCCATGTTACACAAACAATTATTCAGTAGCTAAAATTATTCAACACAAACAGGCCACCCTCACGTGACAGTAAAAATCACTATTCTctactaaaaacacatttaaaaaaaaaaaaaaaaaaacaagaagaaaaatgaaCACATTTATTGCTTTAACTGACTGAGGCGtgtaaagttctgggtgggaacttccactggttcttgtatcttaatgctcacaatattgtaataacaGCAATAACCGGACGGCTGCATTTTCTTCAGTTGAactgtttactggatgccagaaagatcgagtacacagctgcggaACCCTCTTCCATTAGCATGTggaagaggaactgatctattcaacatcgtccctgcacttatactgtctaggccgcccgcccacatGGGTGAACGGCTCAAcctccccatgtgagaatgtgtggcctgatggccttaactggtttttactggatacgtatgtcagatatacagacagatagaaaggcgccaagcaaggacaaataacGGCGACAtaacggcctagctcaagtcatcttTGTAGTCATCAAGAGCCCTAAACTAACAGGCGTTTCGAGCAAATATCGGAGGATaggttttccccaaaaaaatctgcgaatgcaaatacagtggaacctctacttacgaaattaattggttctggaaaaaagttcttaagtagaaaattttgtaagtagagacgcattttccatgtaaatgtcctaatccgttccaagcctcccaaatttcagacataaatgttttataaagcataaaaaatgcatcaaaacatgtaacaaatacatgttgcaattagattattgcacaataaatgagagctgtgcataatgtaaataacaaagaatagagtaaagaatgaaaatgatggtcatttacctttttaactgctgtcctcatcgttttttgccctctggttcatgttctcctctctcagagtatttttttttatttgcctggtgttttgtaaagaactgatccatggatgttatttttatttatttatttatttatttttttaaataaacaatccttcggaaatgtccaaggcaaacgcccgactggtgaacacttttctgggcgattcttttaaacaaattctgaaacttcatggaaacttccgatatggcgaggcatcttttttaaaaaaaaaaggcccgtctcgtcgtaattagaaatttactgtgccttcatcaatcaccaattgtttgaatttttgcacaaattcgttggccgttagttcatacatttacgaaaaactatcgaacgcctcatgggccgcgggatgaatgatgaggacactgtacagacaccgatctagtatacgctcatacctatgatagaggttcctcttagccaatgggctgccagaaagatgcacaaacaccgatctagtatttacgctcatagatacctatggtaggaaatagccatagccgaaggtatgttgcgttcggtaatgtatttttacc encodes:
- the pick1 gene encoding PRKCA-binding protein codes for the protein MFTDMDFELEEDKLGIPTVPGTVCLKKDANNLIGISIGGGAQYCPCLYIVQVFDNTPAALEGMLAAGDEITGVNGKTVKGKTKVEVAKMIQAVQGEAIIHYNKLQADPKQGKSLDIVLKKVKHRLVENMSSGTADALGLSRAILCNDGLVKRLEELEKTAELYKGLMEHTKQLLRAFFELSQTHRAFGDVFSIIGVREPQAAASEAFVKFADAHRSIEKYGIQLLKTIKPMLHDLNTYLHKAIPDTKLTIRKYLDVKFEYLSYCLKVKEMDDEEYTSIAIGEPLYRVCTGNYEYRLVLRCRQEARARFAKMRKDVLEKIELLDQKHVQDIVFQLQRFVSGMSRYYDECYAVLKEADVFPIEVDLSRTTINYSSQSFTYTDEEEVQDCAGGAEEGGTCEGTQAENGSEKLIDDE